Proteins encoded within one genomic window of Stigmatopora argus isolate UIUO_Sarg chromosome 21, RoL_Sarg_1.0, whole genome shotgun sequence:
- the LOC144067460 gene encoding uncharacterized protein LOC144067460 translates to MFKARFRGWTGRTGRIMSKLVLLLFYLPLANCLTCYTCVFPAISPMDCLKFPEECAEGHRCLSSTATAKRGALQITLYEKSCAVPSQCGVSGQKYASGLYFNYTNVCCNHNLCNGALSLGANWGGAALRLLPMLIILMS, encoded by the exons ATGTTTAAGGCAAGATTCCGAGGTTGGACTGGAAGGACGGGACGCATCATGTCGAAGCTTGTTTTGCTACTCTTTTATCTTCCCCTGGCCA ATTGTCTGACATGTTATACGTGTGTATTTCCTGCCATTTCTCCTATGGACTGCCTAAAGTTTCCCGAGGAGTGCGCAGAAGGACATCGCTGCCTTTCTAGCACGGCGACAGCAAAACGAG GTGCACTTCAAATAACCCTGTACGAAAAGAGCTGTGCTGTTCCATCTCAGTGCGGTGTGAGCGGGCAGAAATATGCCAGTGGCCTTTATTTCAACTACACTAATGTGTGCTGCAATCACAATCTGTGTAACGGGGCCTTGTCACTTGGTGCCAATTGGGGAGGAGCAGCGCTCCGCTTACTACCCATGCTCATCATTTTAATGTCCTGA